A stretch of Ferribacterium limneticum DNA encodes these proteins:
- the dapE gene encoding succinyl-diaminopimelate desuccinylase, protein MSDPTFELARQIISCHSVTPEDGGCMEIITERLKPLGFSIEFINRNGVTNLWARRGTTAPLFVFAGHTDVVPTGPLDKWTSPPFAPEVRDGMLYGRGTADMKSSVAASVTATEAFIAANPNHPGSLAFLLTSDEEGDATDGTVIVVEALKARGETLDFCIIGEPTSVDRLGDMIKNGRRGSLSGVLTVKGIQCHIAYPEKGRNPIHEAAPALAELAATEWDQGNEYYQPTTWQISNIHGGTGATNVVPGSVEVKFNFRFSTASTPEGLQQRLCAILEKHKLDYEIKWTLGARPFLTGRGPLADAATAAIREICGIETELSTTGGTSDGRFIAEICKQMLEIGPVNATSHKIDECIAVDALPKLSAIYRRILEQLMTA, encoded by the coding sequence ATGTCCGACCCGACGTTTGAACTGGCCCGGCAGATCATTTCCTGCCACTCGGTCACGCCCGAAGATGGCGGCTGCATGGAAATCATCACCGAGCGCCTCAAACCGCTCGGCTTCAGCATCGAATTCATCAACCGTAACGGCGTCACCAACCTCTGGGCCCGGCGCGGAACGACCGCCCCGCTGTTTGTCTTCGCCGGCCACACCGATGTCGTGCCGACCGGCCCGCTCGACAAATGGACCTCGCCGCCCTTCGCCCCTGAAGTTCGCGACGGCATGCTCTACGGGCGTGGCACAGCCGATATGAAGTCCTCTGTCGCCGCCTCGGTGACGGCTACCGAAGCCTTCATAGCGGCCAACCCGAACCACCCGGGTTCCCTCGCCTTCCTGCTCACCTCCGATGAAGAAGGCGACGCCACCGACGGTACCGTCATCGTCGTCGAAGCGCTGAAAGCTCGCGGCGAAACGCTCGATTTCTGCATCATCGGCGAACCAACCTCGGTCGACAGGCTCGGCGACATGATCAAGAACGGCCGCCGCGGCTCGTTGTCCGGTGTGCTGACGGTCAAGGGCATCCAGTGCCACATCGCCTATCCGGAAAAGGGTCGCAATCCAATCCACGAAGCCGCCCCGGCGCTGGCCGAACTGGCCGCGACTGAATGGGACCAGGGCAACGAATATTACCAGCCGACCACCTGGCAGATTTCCAATATCCACGGCGGCACGGGCGCCACCAACGTCGTACCGGGTAGCGTCGAGGTCAAGTTCAATTTCCGTTTTTCAACGGCCAGCACGCCGGAAGGTCTGCAACAACGCCTGTGCGCCATCCTGGAAAAGCACAAACTCGATTACGAAATCAAATGGACGCTCGGCGCCCGCCCCTTCCTGACCGGCCGCGGCCCATTGGCCGATGCAGCAACCGCCGCCATCCGCGAAATCTGCGGCATCGAAACCGAACTATCGACCACCGGCGGCACCTCCGACGGCCGTTTCATTGCCGAAATCTGCAAGCAAATGCTGGAAATCGGCCCGGTCAATGCCACCAGCCACAAGATCGACGAATGCATTGCCGTCGACGCATTACCCAAGCTGTCCGCCATCTATCGCCGTATCCTTGAACAATTGATGACCGCATGA